A genomic segment from Actinomycetota bacterium encodes:
- a CDS encoding FAD-dependent monooxygenase, producing MSKTKHAVTIAGGGPTGMMLAGELALANIDVAIVERRATPDLPGSRAGGLHSRTIEVLDQRGIAERFLAEGQVAQVQGFAFNRLDISDFPTRHNYGLGLWQNHIERILAGWIDELPVTIYRSRDVTGFEQDDDGVDATLSDGNSLRAKYLVGCDGGRSLVRKTAGIEFPGWDPTTSALLAQVEVAEQPTLGIHRDELGTHSFGRMEYEIRDGQIIYADEGPVGVMVTERHVGATGEPTLRDLSEALIAVYGTDYGVHSPTWITRFTDMTWQAASYRKGRVLLAGDAAHVHFPAGGQGLNIGVQDAVNLGWKLAQVVKEISPESLLDTYHAERHPVGARVLRNTMAQTALMRPADARLEALREIVSELLGIDEPRKRFAGMISGLDVQYDLGEGHPLLGRRMPDLD from the coding sequence ATGTCTAAGACGAAGCATGCGGTGACGATCGCGGGAGGCGGTCCGACGGGGATGATGTTGGCGGGCGAGTTGGCGTTGGCGAACATCGACGTTGCCATCGTCGAGCGGCGCGCGACTCCGGACCTCCCCGGCTCGCGTGCGGGCGGCCTGCACTCCCGAACGATCGAGGTTCTCGATCAGCGGGGGATCGCCGAACGGTTCTTGGCGGAGGGACAGGTGGCTCAGGTCCAAGGCTTCGCCTTCAACCGTTTGGACATCAGCGACTTTCCCACCCGACACAACTACGGGCTCGGGTTGTGGCAGAACCACATCGAGCGCATCCTCGCCGGCTGGATCGACGAGCTCCCCGTGACGATCTATCGGAGCCGTGACGTGACGGGGTTCGAGCAGGACGACGACGGCGTCGACGCCACGCTGTCGGACGGCAACTCGCTCCGCGCCAAATACCTCGTGGGGTGCGACGGAGGGCGCAGTCTCGTCCGAAAAACAGCCGGCATCGAGTTCCCCGGGTGGGATCCGACGACGAGTGCCCTGCTCGCCCAGGTAGAGGTCGCCGAGCAGCCGACATTGGGCATCCACCGAGACGAACTCGGCACCCATTCCTTCGGCAGGATGGAGTACGAGATCCGCGACGGCCAGATCATCTACGCCGACGAGGGGCCGGTGGGCGTCATGGTGACCGAACGGCACGTCGGAGCGACTGGCGAACCGACCTTGCGCGATCTCAGCGAGGCGCTCATCGCCGTTTACGGGACCGATTACGGGGTCCACAGCCCTACGTGGATCACGCGGTTCACCGACATGACGTGGCAGGCCGCGTCGTATCGGAAGGGAAGGGTGCTCTTGGCGGGCGACGCTGCACACGTGCATTTCCCGGCAGGCGGACAGGGTCTCAACATCGGTGTTCAGGATGCGGTGAACCTGGGATGGAAACTGGCTCAAGTTGTCAAAGAGATCTCCCCGGAAAGTCTCCTGGACACGTATCATGCCGAGCGCCACCCGGTGGGCGCCCGCGTCTTGCGCAACACGATGGCGCAAACTGCGCTCATGCGCCCGGCCGACGCACGTCTCGAGGCCTTGCGCGAGATCGTGTCCGAGCTCCTGGGCATCGACGAGCCGCGCAAGCGTTTCGCGGGGATGATCTCGGGCCTCGACGTCCAGTACGACCTCGGCGAAGGCCATCCGCTGCTCGGACGGCGCATGCCCGACCTCGACC
- a CDS encoding FtsX-like permease family protein has translation MTLSEHRAAARIAWRQARRAKARTALIIALVGLPIAALAASGFVIQSALPGAEDKVTAQLGSADLGINYYSHDLTVDEVQQALPPGSRVTYSRALNFTRIIDGGQYGLNIVETSAPADQPPLRARYITLKGRMPQSEGEAALHPRLARILDVEVGDELRIDEFEIALRVVGFAALREELRNLTFLVGPHTLDRAAATTKAKHPSQWSERDVFPVDWLIDLPPHVTPQEAVPDLARTEFEGTGRFGFTTRQFILDQYRTERLTLTGAAFGGAVGALFGTGLIAAAAFAVGARRQLRTLGLVGVAGGDGSHARAIVLWGGTLMGAVGSAVGVAVAVAVAYAVTPHIDLLVGRVAGPVRVPWAAIAGALALGTVAATLAALGPARHAARVTTVDALAGRIPKPKPAGRLARRGLIVIVAGGTLAAAGAAWRQEKILAVAFVITLIGFLLAIPLLVSSVGRLPARLPASLRLAARQTARHGRRTGAAVAAATLALTAPVAIAAYTRSDEAFNDRRIPIGDHQLLLSGANDKAPDEHREILSTAREAIPGSVVAAIRNAVSPSTRPGAAADEVVPWYVQGPEIEVETGVFESESGSLAIGDAAVLRAIDAVAGIAPLQEGKIVAVRAAVEGDSLTILSADDEAGSSGGIDVPAVAVGRPKQTNEGEVPRYFISEQAASRYGLRPGLASAGLLRAPHALSDEEIGRVQRAISRCEGTYATSRENFMFHATPVRLLITAAATFVALIIIGVAVALVAAESRREYALVVALGAGLGMRRRTVAANAFFVTALAGILAVPAGLLPVAIVEVARTQNQPIVVPWDVIGIVMVGAPLVAGLIAAAFSRQPPSRALLQPAW, from the coding sequence ATGACGCTTTCGGAGCACCGCGCAGCGGCCCGCATAGCTTGGCGTCAGGCGCGCCGCGCGAAGGCGCGGACGGCGCTGATCATCGCGCTCGTCGGCCTCCCGATCGCGGCGCTCGCCGCCAGTGGTTTCGTCATCCAATCCGCGCTGCCTGGGGCGGAAGACAAGGTGACCGCGCAGCTCGGTTCCGCAGACCTGGGCATCAACTATTACTCGCACGACCTCACGGTAGACGAGGTGCAACAGGCGCTTCCACCTGGATCGCGGGTGACGTATTCGCGCGCGCTCAACTTCACGCGGATCATCGACGGGGGGCAGTACGGACTAAACATCGTCGAGACCTCCGCGCCCGCCGACCAGCCTCCACTGCGCGCGCGGTACATCACCCTGAAGGGCCGCATGCCCCAGTCGGAGGGGGAAGCCGCCTTGCATCCCCGGCTCGCCCGGATCCTCGATGTTGAGGTCGGAGACGAGTTGAGGATCGACGAGTTCGAGATCGCGCTTCGCGTCGTCGGGTTCGCCGCTCTTCGAGAGGAGCTGCGGAACCTGACGTTCCTTGTCGGTCCCCACACCCTTGACCGCGCGGCCGCCACCACCAAGGCGAAGCACCCTAGCCAGTGGAGCGAGCGAGACGTCTTCCCTGTCGATTGGCTGATCGATCTGCCGCCCCACGTGACGCCGCAGGAGGCGGTCCCAGATCTAGCGAGGACGGAGTTCGAAGGGACGGGTCGCTTCGGATTCACCACGCGTCAGTTCATCCTCGATCAATACCGAACAGAGCGGCTCACATTGACCGGCGCGGCCTTCGGTGGGGCGGTCGGCGCGCTGTTCGGCACCGGATTGATCGCCGCGGCCGCGTTCGCCGTCGGCGCTCGCCGTCAACTTCGAACGCTCGGTCTCGTCGGTGTGGCCGGCGGAGACGGCAGTCACGCGCGCGCCATCGTTCTATGGGGCGGAACGTTGATGGGGGCCGTCGGGTCCGCGGTCGGTGTAGCCGTCGCCGTGGCGGTCGCCTACGCCGTGACGCCGCACATCGACCTCCTCGTCGGCCGCGTCGCCGGACCCGTGCGCGTGCCGTGGGCTGCGATCGCGGGGGCGCTGGCTCTCGGGACGGTGGCCGCCACTCTGGCCGCGCTCGGACCGGCCCGCCACGCCGCCAGGGTGACGACGGTCGACGCGCTGGCCGGCCGCATTCCGAAGCCGAAGCCCGCGGGACGGTTGGCGCGGCGCGGACTGATCGTGATCGTCGCAGGCGGGACGCTCGCCGCTGCAGGTGCCGCCTGGCGGCAAGAGAAGATCCTCGCCGTGGCGTTCGTGATCACGCTGATCGGTTTCCTGCTCGCGATCCCACTTCTCGTCTCTTCCGTGGGCCGGCTGCCGGCGCGGCTGCCGGCGTCCCTCCGGCTGGCCGCACGACAGACGGCGCGCCACGGACGACGCACCGGCGCCGCCGTCGCGGCTGCCACGCTGGCGTTGACAGCGCCCGTCGCGATCGCGGCGTACACCCGAAGCGACGAGGCGTTCAACGACCGGCGCATCCCGATCGGCGATCATCAACTCTTGCTCTCCGGCGCCAACGACAAGGCCCCAGACGAGCATCGAGAGATCCTCTCCACGGCCCGTGAGGCGATCCCGGGATCGGTCGTGGCGGCGATCCGGAACGCGGTGTCGCCATCGACACGTCCTGGAGCAGCGGCCGATGAGGTCGTGCCGTGGTATGTCCAAGGCCCTGAGATCGAGGTTGAGACCGGCGTCTTCGAATCGGAATCGGGCTCGCTCGCCATCGGTGACGCGGCTGTGCTTCGCGCCATCGACGCCGTAGCAGGAATCGCGCCACTCCAAGAAGGAAAGATCGTCGCAGTTCGCGCCGCCGTGGAGGGTGACTCGCTGACGATCCTCTCCGCGGACGACGAGGCCGGCAGTAGCGGAGGGATCGATGTGCCGGCCGTTGCCGTCGGTCGCCCGAAGCAGACGAACGAAGGCGAGGTCCCCCGCTACTTCATCTCAGAGCAGGCGGCCTCGCGCTATGGGCTACGCCCCGGTCTCGCCTCAGCCGGGCTGTTGCGCGCGCCCCACGCGCTGAGCGACGAAGAGATCGGTCGCGTGCAGCGTGCGATCTCGAGGTGCGAGGGCACCTACGCGACGTCGCGCGAGAACTTCATGTTCCACGCGACGCCCGTTCGGTTGTTGATCACAGCCGCCGCGACCTTCGTCGCGCTCATCATCATCGGGGTCGCGGTCGCTCTGGTCGCAGCAGAGTCGCGGCGTGAGTACGCGCTGGTCGTCGCCCTTGGCGCCGGTCTCGGGATGCGCCGCCGGACCGTCGCCGCAAACGCGTTCTTCGTCACGGCGCTGGCCGGCATCCTCGCTGTACCAGCCGGATTGTTACCGGTCGCGATCGTCGAAGTGGCACGAACGCAGAACCAGCCGATCGTGGTGCCGTGGGACGTCATCGGTATCGTCATGGTCGGCGCGCCGCTTGTCGCAGGACTGATCGCCGCAGCATTCTCACGACAGCCGCCGTCGCGCGCCCTGCTGCAGCCTGCCTGGTAA
- a CDS encoding ABC transporter ATP-binding protein, with translation MILEMRDVTRIHGSGHTAVQALSNATLTVSPGELVAVMGPSGSGKTTLLSIAGGLDHQTSGAVLVEGTELGTLKAAQLARLRRRRIGYVFQQFNLIDGLTAAENVSLPLELDGVSLRDARAQALRALESVGLRDLADRFPEDLSGGEQQRTAIARATVGDRILLLADEPTGALDTVTGETVLRLMRDHCDGGGGGVLVTHDARFAAWADRVIFLRDGRIVDQTEARPGPETLLSSR, from the coding sequence ATGATCCTCGAGATGCGCGACGTGACCCGCATCCACGGGTCCGGACACACGGCCGTGCAGGCGCTTTCGAACGCGACCCTCACGGTCTCGCCGGGCGAGCTCGTCGCCGTCATGGGCCCGAGCGGGTCGGGCAAGACGACCCTCCTGTCGATCGCCGGCGGGCTCGACCACCAGACATCTGGCGCGGTCCTGGTCGAGGGGACCGAACTCGGCACGCTCAAGGCTGCTCAGCTCGCGCGGCTGCGGCGCCGTCGCATCGGCTACGTGTTCCAGCAGTTCAACTTGATCGACGGATTGACGGCCGCTGAGAACGTCTCGCTTCCTCTCGAACTCGACGGCGTCTCGCTTCGCGACGCACGCGCGCAGGCGTTACGCGCGCTGGAGAGCGTTGGGCTGCGCGATCTGGCCGATCGTTTCCCGGAGGACCTCTCCGGCGGCGAGCAGCAACGTACCGCGATCGCGCGTGCGACCGTCGGCGACAGGATCCTGTTGCTCGCCGACGAGCCGACCGGGGCGCTCGACACGGTCACCGGCGAGACGGTGCTTCGGCTGATGCGCGACCACTGCGACGGGGGCGGGGGCGGCGTGCTCGTCACGCACGACGCGCGCTTCGCGGCATGGGCCGATCGCGTGATCTTCCTGCGCGACGGCCGGATCGTCGATCAGACGGAGGCGCGGCCGGGGCCGGAGACGCTCCTGAGCTCCCGATGA